The Candidatus Polarisedimenticolia bacterium nucleotide sequence GCGCCGGGCCGAAGCGCTGGAAGGCCCAGCCGATTCCGGCGAGCAGGACGATCACCGCGGCGGCTGCGGCCAGGGCGCGCGGGCGCGACGGCGCCAGGACGATGGCCCGCAGGACGGCGCCCAGGATCAGCGCGACGGCGAAGCAAACCATGATGGTCGGCCCGGAGGGGCGATCGTAGGAAAAGAAGAGCCCCGCGGCGCTCACCGTCGTCCCCACCACCCAGCCAGTGATGAGGCGGCTCTTCAGATTGTCGAAGAACATCACGGCGAAGACGGCGGGCGCCACCAGGTAGCAGAAGACCAGGAGCACCCCCGCGATTTGGACCGAGGAGGTGATGACCACGCCGAAGGAGAGGTAGAAGAGGAAGTCCCAGATCCGGACTCGCACCCCCTGGGAGTACGCCTGCTCCGGGTGCAGCGAGATCATCAGGAAGCGCTCGCGGAAGATGTAATGGAACGTCCCGATGACCGTGTAGAAGATGGCGGTCTTCAGGATCTGGGCCGGCGTGACCCAGACGATGCTCCCGGCCAGCAGGTCATGAAGGTGCTCCGCGCCGTGCGGCGAGATGTCGGCCAGGAGGATGGCCGCCGCCGAGGCGGTGGCGTAGGCCAGACCGATGATCGCTTCCTGCGGTACGCGCTCCGTCCGCGTGCGGGTCAGCGCGAAGACTCCCGCCGCGAGGACCGCGAAACCCAGCGAGAAGAAGTAGGCACCCTGCGAGCGCGGGTCGTATCCCAGGAGGAAGGCCACGGTGGCGCCGAGCGCGGCGATCTGCGCGAGCGCCAGGTCGACGAAGATCACCTTGCGGCTGATCACGTGGATCCCGAGATAGACATGGATCCCGGTGAGGATGAGGCAGGCGAGGAACGGGAGAAAGAGAATCTGGACCTGCTCGGCCAA carries:
- a CDS encoding iron chelate uptake ABC transporter family permease subunit, whose protein sequence is MAEQVQILFLPFLACLILTGIHVYLGIHVISRKVIFVDLALAQIAALGATVAFLLGYDPRSQGAYFFSLGFAVLAAGVFALTRTRTERVPQEAIIGLAYATASAAAILLADISPHGAEHLHDLLAGSIVWVTPAQILKTAIFYTVIGTFHYIFRERFLMISLHPEQAYSQGVRVRIWDFLFYLSFGVVITSSVQIAGVLLVFCYLVAPAVFAVMFFDNLKSRLITGWVVGTTVSAAGLFFSYDRPSGPTIMVCFAVALILGAVLRAIVLAPSRPRALAAAAAVIVLLAGIGWAFQRFGPAHSLSASEPDAHATALAGSPEHAVGSKTSELREALRDSHANVRAKAVTDLAATGDHRVVPDLLDALHDQSPAVRESAASALHGLGDPAALPSLKQGLASADEDEWVRLRIAQAVADLGDPAGIPVLLELAGKADAKLARGEALGTLTRLSGSVGSAAPDPEAPESAALLDKLGRWWHRQGTRLKWDGSSRVYRPAP